In Bacillus sp. DX3.1, the following proteins share a genomic window:
- a CDS encoding DUF2935 domain-containing protein encodes MADLFVSRSLDEIRFWSRIMKEHALFLSLGFSAGDTQLIQEAQQFIVLFEKIEQQLNQYSVDSDPQQIKNFNNQVYQAVSSIWAYKRKVLGLILQCKIQSNNYALLVDHTSREAAYFANRLKDLNENKLDPLPAAIIEENVFFLKIMADHAKFIGHLLDPSERKLVDQAREFSHDFDQLVFQAIDLNSMRPQSETVPILDQFLDQNRVSVTALRDFKKTATELIEACKIKSNIHPLLADHVYREAERFLHIIDMFDKSLTTSS; translated from the coding sequence ATGGCTGATTTATTTGTATCAAGATCACTCGATGAAATTCGCTTCTGGTCTCGGATTATGAAAGAACATGCTTTATTTTTAAGTCTTGGATTTAGTGCTGGTGATACACAACTCATACAAGAGGCACAACAATTTATTGTATTATTTGAAAAAATTGAGCAACAACTGAATCAATACTCTGTTGATTCAGACCCTCAACAAATCAAAAATTTTAACAATCAAGTTTATCAAGCTGTCTCTTCCATTTGGGCCTATAAGCGAAAAGTGTTAGGCTTAATATTGCAATGTAAGATTCAATCCAATAACTATGCATTATTAGTTGATCATACTAGCCGCGAAGCCGCCTATTTTGCGAATCGCTTAAAAGATTTAAATGAAAATAAGCTCGATCCATTGCCTGCAGCAATTATAGAAGAGAATGTATTTTTCTTAAAAATCATGGCAGATCATGCAAAATTTATTGGTCACCTTCTCGATCCCTCTGAAAGAAAATTAGTTGATCAAGCACGAGAATTTAGTCATGATTTTGACCAACTTGTTTTTCAAGCAATTGATTTAAATTCTATGCGTCCACAATCAGAAACGGTACCTATTTTAGACCAATTCCTTGATCAAAACCGTGTTTCAGTAACTGCTTTGCGCGACTTTAAGAAAACGGCAACAGAGTTAATTGAAGCCTGTAAAATAAAAAGTAACATTCATCCTCTTCTTGCAGACCATGTTTATCGTGAGGCTGAAAGATTTCTTCATATTATTGATATGTTTGATAAAAGTCTTACTACAAGCTCCTAA
- a CDS encoding DUF554 domain-containing protein, producing the protein MVILGALVNGICILIGTLFGRLLSSIPESMKGTVMHAIGLAVMVLGLQMGLKGENFLIAILSLVVGAVIGEWLKLEEKLTSLGDWLEKKVGSNGQGSISLGFVTATLIFAIGAMGIIGALDSGIRGNHDVLFTKAIIDGFISLILTTTLGIGVLFSAIPVILYEGAIALFATQIDRFVPEVLMNQFIVEMTATGGIMIFAIGLNLLGIIKIKVANLLPGIFVVAVIVSLMYGYNLYF; encoded by the coding sequence ATGGTAATACTAGGAGCCTTAGTAAATGGGATTTGCATATTAATCGGCACTTTATTTGGTAGATTATTAAGTAGTATTCCGGAAAGTATGAAGGGAACGGTTATGCATGCAATTGGTCTGGCCGTCATGGTACTCGGTTTACAAATGGGATTGAAAGGTGAAAATTTTCTTATTGCCATTTTAAGTCTCGTCGTTGGTGCAGTGATTGGAGAATGGTTGAAATTAGAAGAGAAATTAACGAGTTTAGGGGATTGGTTAGAAAAGAAGGTTGGTTCAAATGGACAAGGTAGTATATCTTTAGGATTTGTAACAGCAACGTTAATCTTTGCTATTGGTGCAATGGGGATTATCGGGGCATTAGATAGTGGAATTCGCGGAAATCATGATGTGTTATTTACAAAGGCAATTATTGATGGATTCATTTCACTTATTTTAACGACAACGCTGGGAATTGGTGTGCTATTTTCAGCGATACCTGTCATTTTATATGAAGGAGCCATTGCATTATTTGCGACGCAAATTGATCGTTTTGTACCAGAGGTATTGATGAATCAGTTTATCGTTGAAATGACTGCTACTGGTGGAATTATGATTTTTGCGATTGGTTTGAATTTATTAGGAATTATTAAAATTAAGGTAGCGAATCTATTACCCGGGATCTTTGTTGTGGCGGTGATTGTGTCGTTGATGTATGGATATAATTTATATTTTTAA
- a CDS encoding CapA family protein, which produces MTTLLKRFILIAILITPIVLSVNNSFTSKAKNVAKVEEKSKKAKATETKKKEDPEITLTFSGDTMFDWQLRPVIQSKGADYPFEHVKKEIKKADFSFVNLESAFTTREKKYPGQLFWIKSDPSTLQAIKNTGYDIVNIGNNHTLDYGQDGLMDTISHVEELKLPYIGAGKNADDAYTAREVTVKGKKFKFLSFVRFIPEFNWVAGKDKPGVTNGYDINLVTKTIKEQKKDADYVIVYMHWGVEKSNRPVDYQKQYVPKMVEAGADAIVGSHPHQLQGFEYYEKVPVAYSLGNFLFPNYVKGRSAETGVLTMKFKGKDVQMSFNPYMIRNNQISPVDAQEKKTMLQYLQSISSDVKIDEDGKIIDKRNQ; this is translated from the coding sequence ATGACAACTTTATTAAAACGCTTTATTTTAATAGCTATTCTCATTACACCGATCGTTTTATCCGTAAATAACTCCTTTACTTCAAAGGCAAAAAACGTAGCAAAAGTAGAAGAAAAATCAAAAAAAGCAAAGGCAACAGAAACAAAGAAAAAAGAAGATCCTGAAATTACTCTTACATTCTCTGGCGATACAATGTTTGACTGGCAATTACGTCCTGTTATTCAAAGTAAAGGTGCTGATTATCCATTCGAACATGTAAAAAAGGAAATTAAAAAAGCAGATTTTTCTTTTGTAAACTTAGAATCCGCATTTACAACGCGTGAAAAAAAATATCCTGGTCAGTTATTTTGGATTAAAAGCGACCCGTCTACGTTGCAAGCAATTAAAAATACAGGCTATGATATCGTCAATATCGGAAACAACCATACGCTTGATTATGGACAAGATGGTTTAATGGATACTATTTCTCACGTAGAAGAACTGAAACTCCCCTATATCGGTGCCGGAAAAAATGCAGATGATGCATATACAGCACGAGAAGTTACAGTGAAAGGGAAAAAGTTTAAATTCCTCTCCTTTGTTCGCTTTATACCTGAATTCAATTGGGTAGCTGGTAAAGACAAACCGGGCGTTACAAATGGATATGATATAAATCTAGTAACCAAAACAATTAAAGAACAAAAGAAAGATGCCGATTATGTGATTGTATATATGCATTGGGGTGTTGAAAAATCAAATAGACCAGTAGACTATCAAAAACAATATGTTCCAAAAATGGTTGAAGCAGGTGCTGATGCGATTGTTGGTAGTCACCCACACCAGCTTCAAGGATTTGAATATTACGAAAAAGTTCCTGTTGCCTACTCACTTGGAAACTTCTTGTTCCCTAATTATGTAAAAGGACGCAGTGCAGAAACTGGTGTATTAACAATGAAATTCAAAGGAAAAGACGTACAAATGTCATTTAATCCTTATATGATTCGTAACAATCAAATTTCACCAGTTGACGCTCAAGAAAAGAAAACGATGCTGCAATATTTACAATCTATTTCGAGTGATGTAAAAATTGATGAAGATGGAAAAATAATAGATAAGCGTAACCAATAA